AAAGAGGTTGTTTTCGATTATGGATTTTTTTTAAGCTAAAAAGTTCTTTTTGGATTTTGTGGCTTGGCTCAGTTTCGCTTTTGGGTTTAGTGTAGGAAAAATCGCTCAAGTAGAGCTCATCACCGATAATTTGTAGCTTGTTTTTCAAAATCTCATTGCTTAAAAGCCCCAAATCATAGTGGATTTTAATCATTTGGTTTAGGACAGAAACGAGGAAATGCCCGCTTCCCACCGCAGGGTCGCAAATAAGCGTGGTTTTTAGAAAATCTTTGTATTTTTGCTTTATGCTCTCTCTATCGCGACTTTGCCTCATTTCTCTTGTGATTTCAGACTCTATGTCGGCTATATTTTTGCACTGCCACTGCGGGTTTGCTTCGTTAAATTTGCGCAAAATGACTTGCTCTAGATTTTCCTCACACATATAGCTTGTAATCGCACTTGGCGTGTAAAAACTCCCGTCTTTATAAGCGTTTATGCGCTCAAAGACATTGCCTAGCACGCTTGCATTTATCAGCGTATCGGCTTCGTATTCTTCCCCACTACCGAAGTCATATCTATCCAAAAAGTCCAAAAGATAGCGCAAAAGCGGGATTTTATTTTGCACTTGGTGCTTTTGCCTTTTGTTGTATTCTTTGTAGGGGAGGAGTTCTTTATCGTTGCTTAGGGTTTGTATGCGGATAAGTTTGTGCTCTATTTGGCTTGGATTGAACAGCGATGAGTTGAGGTAGGGGAGATGAAAAAATGGCGAATCTTTATCGCGCTCATCGTGAGGCTTGGCAAATACCTTGAAAAATAGATTTTCTAGCGTTTGAAAATCTTGTATGTTTTTGGTGTTTAGAAACCTAGCGTTTGCTTTGCGGGATTCTTTGCCAGAAGTGGTTGGGCTAAAGCGAATGAGATTTGCCTCGATGAGTTTAAGAAAGAGGATTCTATTTAACCAAACGATGATAAGTGAGATAATGTTTTCTTGGGTTTTGTCCTCTTGGTGTGGTATGTTTTCATAGATATTTTCATACAACGCGCCACTTACATTGTTGGGGATAATTTTGTTTGTTTCTTTGTTGTCTTTTGTTTTTTCTACTTCTAAGCCAAGAATGTAGAGCAACTCTTTATAAAACGCTTCGTTAATCTCGCTTTTGTGGATATATTTATCAAGCAAAAATTCAGGCGCAAATGCTTTGAAAAAGGGCTTAATATTGCATTTATCATCTTTTAGGTGTTGCAGATTTAGTAGTAGGGGCTTAAGCTGTGCGCTGAAATTCTCGCTACCAAAATATTGCTTAAGCTCGGCATAAAAATCTTTGTTGCGCTTTTGGGATTCTTGGTCTAAATCGTTTTTGATTAAGGATTTGTATCGCTCATAAAAGCCCTTGATATAGTCATTTTGATAAAAATATTTTTCAAATTCTGCTTCATCAAAAAAGAAAAACTCATAAAAATCTGTGATGATGATATATTTCACTTCAGATCGTTTGTGTAGCTCTTTGGCTCGCTCCTTTTCTCGCAGATAATACAAAACGCACTCGTGCAAGGCAGTTGTGTTGGCATTATTTGCGCTTATCATTTCGCTACTTTTGGGCTTTTTGGCTTCAAGTATGCACGCGACATTCTCATCTTTTTTAAGCACAAAATCCACACTTCCCGCCACGCTACCAAAGTAATTTTGCTTATACCCTGCTTCAAACTCATCGCTTTGGTAATGGCTTAGCTTAAATGCTCTAAGTTTGCCAAAAAGCTCAT
This genomic stretch from Helicobacter macacae MIT 99-5501 harbors:
- a CDS encoding type IIG restriction enzyme/methyltransferase gives rise to the protein MLQINPRLSPQEVQSFLGGELYYNSKIPEQQQQSFKELITKHYLPKLEQVLHKDEPDILKDTLIDELFGKLRAFKLSHYQSDEFEAGYKQNYFGSVAGSVDFVLKKDENVACILEAKKPKSSEMISANNANTTALHECVLYYLREKERAKELHKRSEVKYIIITDFYEFFFFDEAEFEKYFYQNDYIKGFYERYKSLIKNDLDQESQKRNKDFYAELKQYFGSENFSAQLKPLLLNLQHLKDDKCNIKPFFKAFAPEFLLDKYIHKSEINEAFYKELLYILGLEVEKTKDNKETNKIIPNNVSGALYENIYENIPHQEDKTQENIISLIIVWLNRILFLKLIEANLIRFSPTTSGKESRKANARFLNTKNIQDFQTLENLFFKVFAKPHDERDKDSPFFHLPYLNSSLFNPSQIEHKLIRIQTLSNDKELLPYKEYNKRQKHQVQNKIPLLRYLLDFLDRYDFGSGEEYEADTLINASVLGNVFERINAYKDGSFYTPSAITSYMCEENLEQVILRKFNEANPQWQCKNIADIESEITREMRQSRDRESIKQKYKDFLKTTLICDPAVGSGHFLVSVLNQMIKIHYDLGLLSNEILKNKLQIIGDELYLSDFSYTKPKSETEPSHKIQKELFSLKKIHNRKQPLWRGYKSKFRRNLQIATLD